The following is a genomic window from Candidatus Hydrogenedentota bacterium.
CCGTTGTAGCCGCGGCGATGGCGCGAATCAGGCCCGGCCGCCCGTTTGGCGCGAGCAGCATGACGACGGCGCCCGCAAGCGGCAGAAATGTTATTAACGTTAGCAACGACTTGTCCATGATGACGAATCAAGCCTTCCTTGTTCTTTGTGTGAGAAAAGGGGATGAGGGGATAATAGGGATGAAATGGAGATTCATTCCGATTCTATCCTCCGAAAGTCCGCCTTTTCGTCCGCGAAATTCACCAATATTGCAGTCCGGCAACCTGTTGCTTTCAGGTATGAGCGGACTTGTGCGTAATGTGATTTTCCAAGAGCCTCTACCGTTTTAAGTTCCACAATGACTGTGCCTTCGACAAGCATATCGAGTCTATGCAAGCCCACTTCCTCGCCTTCATAGAAGATCGAAACGGACTTTTCCGTTTCTACACGCAACCCACGTCTTTGTAGTTCGATCCGGAGCGCATTCCGGTAGATGCTTTCCAGAAAACCCGGGCCTAATTTCGAATGGACGGCGATGATCGCGCCAATAATCTCCCTGGTGAGAGTATCGGTCTTCGAGTCCATCTCCGTAATCCCCGTTATCTCCATATCTCCTTTTTTTACACACGTCGCGTTCATGGCTGCCAGTATCCGTAGAACGCATACGCACACACACTCGATATGATCAACAGGCCGAGCACGGTCAACATGAGATATTGCCGCACGTAGCCTGTTTGGGATTGATTGACTTGGCGGCCCATGTAGGCTGTGGTTTGCGCGGAGCCGTTGACAAACCAGCCGTCCACCACGATTCGGTCGAAGATTTCGGTGAGGTAGGACCACGCCCAGCCGCACCAGCCGGCCAGATTGACAATGCCGTCAATGATGAGGCGGTCGAAAGTGGCGGAGATTACGGCCAGCGCGCGCGTGGTCATGACGAAACACGCCATATACGCCTCGTCGAGATAATACTTGTTCCAGAGAATCCGGTGCGCAAGGCTGCAACGTTGCGCCACGCGACCGGGATCGAGCAGCGTCTTGCCGTCTTTGCGTTGCAGGTAGAATGCGGCGCCCAGGAGAATTCCGGCCAGCGCAAGGCAGGTCGAAAGGCCCATGGCCATGTAATGCGCCTTGTGGCGGGCCTCGGCTTCCGGACTGTGTTCGCCGGCATGCGCATCGCCGAGCGGATCGCCATGCGCTTCGCTCGAAGCGGCGTGCGGCGTTTCCGCGTCATGCGACTGCTGGACAACGCTGTCCATGAGCGACGTTGTGAAACCGGCTTCGCGTAAGCCGCGCACCTGCTCGACGCCGGATTTCGCCGGATTCATCGCGCCGAACCATCCGCCCATCCCGCCGCCCACGACCGCGAGCGTTCCAAGCACGATCAGCGGGATGAGCATGGGCAGCGGCGATTCGTGCGCGTGGTCGTAGGCGTGATGGTCTCGCGGCTTGCCGGTAAAGGTCAGGAAGAACTGGCGGAACATGTAGAAGGCCGTCAGGAACACCGTGGAAAATCCCGCCACGACGAGGAACCAATGGCCGTTGAGCATGGCAAAAGCGAGCACGTCGGCGAGAATCGCGTCCTTGCTCCAGAATCCGGAAAAGCCGGGGAATCCCGCCAGCGCCAGCGTCGCGAGGAGATAGCAAACCGTCGTGATGGGCATTTTTCTGCGCAGGCCGCCGTATTTGCTCATGGACTGTTCGTGGTGCATCGCGTGGATGACCGCGCCCGCGCCGAGAAACAGGCCGGCCTTGAAGAAGGCGTGCGTCGTGAGATGGAACAATCCCGACACATAACCGCCGACGCCGAGCGCAAGGATCATATAGCCGAGTTGACTGACTGTCGAGTAGGCGAGGACTTTCTTGATGTCGTCCTGCACGAGCGCAATCGTCGCGGCAAACAACGCCGTGAATCCGCCTATATACGCGATAAACAGCAGCGTGGGCGGATCGAACACCGGCAACAAGCGGCCGGTCAGGTACACGCCCGCGGCCACCATCGTAGCGGCATGGATCAGCGCGCTGACGGGCGTTGGGCCTTCCATCGCGTCGGGCAGCCAGACATGCAGCGGGAATTGCGCGCTCTTGCCCATCGCGCCGAAGAACAGGCCGAGGCCGGCAATCGTCCGCCATGCGCCCGACAGGCCGCCCTGCTCGACCGCCGCGAACAGATCGCCGTATTGCAGCGATCCCACCTGCAGGTAGCACACCATGATACCGATGAACATGCCCACGTCGCCCAGGCGCGTCGTGATGAAGGCCTTGATGGCGGCGTCGGACGCGGACTTCTTCTCGAACCAGTGGCCGATGAGTATGTAGGACGTCAATCCAACAAGTTCCCAGAACATATACAGATACAGCAGGTTGTTCGCAAGGACGAGTCCGAGCATGGACACGGTGAAGAGCAATAGGCCGGCGAAGTAACGCCCGTATCGGACGTCGCCTTCCATGTATTTCGTCGAGAACAGATGCACGAGAAAACTGACCAGCGTGACAACGACGAGCATGACGGCGGTAAGCCGGTCAATCAGGATGCCGCCGAGCACGGCCTTGTTGACTTCCATCGGCAGCCACGCGAACGAAAGGTTCACGAAGACCGGGCGCGGATCGCTCCACGCGCGCCAGAAGACGTACAGCGACAATCCGAGCGCCAGCCCCATGACGCTCGTGGCGATGAAATCGCCGCGCCGGGGCAGGCGCTTGTTGAACAGGCCCAGCACGACGAACGAAACCAGCGGGAGCGCGAAGATCGCCAGGCCGCATTTCAGCATCGTGTGGTCCATGCGTTAGAGCCTCATCCGGTTGGCTTTGTCCACTTCGACGGATCCGAAGTTGAAATACAGGTTCAGAAGAATGGCCAGCGCCACGGCGGCCTCGCAGGCCGCCAAGACGATGATGAAGATGCCCATCATCGGTCCGGCCATTGAAGTGTCGTTTGTGGCGGATTGCCCGAATCGCCAGAACGCCATGAAATTGAGGATCGCCGCGTTCAGGATCAGTTCGAGACCGATCAGGATGCCGATGGCGTTCCGGCGCGCCATGCAGGCCGTCAGGCCGAGCGCGAAAAGGATCGCCGCCGCAGTCAGATACCAAAGCAGTCCGACCGGCTGTGTCGAGGAAAATCCGGCGGAGGTCAGCAGGGTTGTATTCATCGCTCGCGCCTCCTGACGAGGTAGGCCGCTCCAACAAGGCATAGGAGCAGCGTCATACCCGCGACCTCAAAAGGCAGCAGGTAGGTTGTCAGCAGCGCATGGCCGATGGGCCGCACGTCGCCGACAGGCGGGTTCTGAATCGGCCCGGCACGCCATGGCACGGTCCAGATTAGATGCGCCAGCACGACAAAGAGCGCCGCGCTGAGCGTGCCGGCCAGCAGATAGAGCCAGTGGGTGTCTTTCGGGTCGCGCTGCATCGGACGCGCGGTGAGCAATATGCCGAACATGAGCAACACAAGAATGCCGCCGACGTAAATGATGACCTGCGTGACCGCGAGGAAACTGGAGCCGAGCAGGACGTAATACCCGGCCATGCCGAGCAGCGTGAAAAACAACGAAAATGCGGCCACGACGATGCTTCGGCTCAGCGCGGCGACCGCGCCGGACCCCAGCACCAGCAGGGTGATCATCCAGAACGCGATGTTCGGGCCCTGCCAGATCGCGACGGTTTGGATGGCCGTGTCCGTGTTCATTGTTCCGGTTGCTCCTGCGCGTTTCGTTCCGCCTCTTCGCGCGCCTTGCGTTCGGCTTCTTCCCTTGCTTTTCGTTCCGCTTCCTTTTTGGCCTGCGCCTCCTTGCGTTCGGCTTCCTTGCGCGCGAGAAGCGCCTTGAATTCGTCCATTTCCTCTTGCGATTTGGGACGGGCAAAATGCCGCAGGCAATCCCCGCGCGAACCGCACGCAAGGTTGTATTTTTCCGAAAGGGCCAGCGCGTTGAACGGGCACGCCTCCGCGCACAAATTGCAGAAAAGGCAGCGCGCGTAGTCAATGTCGAATTGCAGCAGCATCACGTCGCGGCCCCGGCCCAGCAGATCGATGCCGATGCAGTCCACAGGGCACGCGCGCGCGCATGCGCGGCAACCGGTGCATTTCGACTCGTCGTACACATGCACGCCCCGGTGGCCCGGCGGAATGACCGGCTTTTCCTCCGGATAGCGCATCGTGACTTTCTTGCCAAAGAAGTATTCGATGGTGATCTTCATCCCGGCATACGTGGTGTATATCCCCGCCCAGATATCGGCGAAGTATTGCGCCACGGGATTTTTCTTTTCCGCCGTCTTCATGGAAACACCACCACCTGGATCGCCGCCCACGTCGCGCAGACAAGACCGATAGGCAGCAACACCTTCAAGCACAAGTACATGACCTGGTCAATGCGGATGCGCGGCAAGGTCCAGCGCACCCAAATCATCACGAAATACAGGCCGAAGGCCTTGAGAAACATGTTGATTACGCCGACGATCTCGTACGCGGCAATCGTCAGCCCGAGTCTGCTGAAAGCCGTGCCGGCCAGCGTGGCGGCAAACACTTCGAGGGACGCCGCCACCGACAACCCGCCGCCGGCTTGCGCATGAATCGCATCCAGCCACGTGTTGAAAAACGCCGCGTTTTCCGGCAAGGCCGGGCGTGGAATCGGTCCGTGCCAGCCGCCTAGGAACAGGATCGCCGCCAGCGCGCACACAACGTACATTGCCGCGTACTCGGACATGAAGAAAAAGGCGAAACGCAGACCGGAGTATTCGGTATGGTAGCCCGCCACCAGTTCGCTTTCCGCCTCGGGCAGGTCGAAAGGCGCCCGTTTCGTTCCGGCCAGCCCCGCGATGTAGAACATGAAAAAGGCCACGAACGCCGCGGGCGAACGGAAAATCGCCCAGCCGAGTATCCACGGCCCTTGCGATTGCCACGCGACGATTTCGCCGAGATTCAATGAACCGGCCAGGAAGATGACGACGAGCACGCACAGGCCCATCGGAATTTCGTAGGACAGCATCTGCGCGGCGAGGCGCATGCCGCCGTAGAGCGACCACTTGCTGCCCGGTCCCCAGCCGGCCATCAGGATGCCGATGACTTCGATGGCCTGGAAAGCCAGCACGAAATAGAGCCCCAGCTGCATGTTGGTCAGCACGATGCGTTCGCTGAACGGAAGCACCGCGAAGGGAAGCATCGCGCCGAGGAACACCAGGATCGGCGCGGCCGTAAACAGACTCCAGTTCGCCGCCGACGGCATGATGTCCTCTTTGGCGAGTAGTTTGATGGCGTCGGCGAGTGGCTGCAGAATGCCCAACGGCCCCACGCGGTTCGGACCAAGCCGCACCTGGATGAATCCGGCGATGCGCCGTTCGCCGTAGGTCCACACCAACGCCATGATCGCCATGAAAGCAACGATGATCCCGCCGCCCACGAGGTACGCCAGCACAAACGGCAGCCATGACGGGACGTGCAGCAACGGCGGAAACAACGCGCCCGCGCCCGACTCATGGAATGTCTGGATTACATCGTTCATCGGTCCACTTCACCCAACACGATATCGATCGAGCCGATAATCGCGACCACGTCCGCCAACAACACGTCGCGGCAAACCGCGTCGGTTATGCACAGGTTGCAGAACGACGGCGCGCGCGACTTGACGCGCAACGCCTTCGATGAACCGTCGGCGACCACGTAAAATCCCAATTCGCCGCGCGGATTTTCGCACGGAACGTACGCCTCGCCTTCGGGCAGATCGAACGAACGGCCCACTTTCTCGAAAAACGGCCCTTCGGGCAGGCCGTCGAGCGCCTGTTCGACAATCTTGCAGCTTTCCATCATCTCGACCATGCGGACCCAGTAACGGTCCCAGCAGTCGCCGGTCGTTCCCATGGCGCCTTCGCCCACCGGCACGTCGAACGAGAAATGTTCGTAGCCGCAGTAGGGATGCGCCTTCCGCAAGTCGAACGCGACCCCGCTGCCGCGCAGGCACGGCCCGGTCAAGCCGTAGGCGATGGCCTGTTCGCGCGGAATCACGCCCACATTGGCCGTGCGCTTGACGAAGATCTGATTCTTGCTGAGCAGGGTGTTGTATTCCGGCCATACCTTGCGCATCTGCACGAGGAAGGCGCGAATGTCGGCGGCGATTTCCGGCGTCATGTCGCGCGCGACGCCGCCGATGCGGGGGTAATGGTAGAGCAGGCGTCCGCCGCTGATCTTTTCAAAGATGGAAAGGATCATTTCGCGTTCGCGAAATCCGTACAGGAAGGGCGTGAACGCGCCGAGGTCGAGCGCATACGTGCCGAACGCCAGCAAATGCGACGCGATACGGTTCAATTCCGCCATGATCACACGCAGATACGATGCGCGATCCGGCACCGCAAAGCCGCCGAGTTTTTCCACGGCAAGACAGAACGGCAGCGGATTGTTCATCGAACCGAGATAATCCATGCGGTCCGTGTACGGGATGACCTTCGCATAATCGAGCGATTCGGCGATTTTTTCAAAGCAGCGGTGCAGGAAGCCGATTTGCGGCCACGTCCGCCGGACCATCTCGCCGTCGGTTTGCACAATGAGCCGCAACACGCCGTGCGTGGAGGGATGCTGCGGGCCCATGTTGATGAGCAGTTCTTCCGTCCTCAGCGAGTCGGCGTATTCTCTCGTGGTTTCGTGGGTCATCTATGCGTTGGTCAACCCATGATATTCCGTCGGCGCCTGGTAATCCTTGCGCAACGGGTATCCTTCCCAGTCGTCCGGCAGCAGAATGCGTGTCAATTCGGGATGGTTTTCATAAACAATTCCCATCATGTCGAATGCCTCGCGTTCATGCCATTCGGCGGACGCCCATACCGAAGACACGGACGGCACGCGGGGCGTCTCGCGGTCCACATCCACGCGCAACACAAGCGAATGGGAATGCTGGTACGAATAAAGATGATAGACCGACGACAATTGGGCGCCCCGGTCCACCGTGGAAATCAGGCGGAGAAAATCGAACCGCGTCGCGTCGTGGTCCCGCAGAAAACGGCACACGTCCGCGAGACCTTCCGCGGCCACAACGATGAAGGCGTCGCCGCGTTCCGGCGTCCGAAGTTCGCCGACGAGGCGATCGAATCGTTCGCGCAGCAGCGCGTGAATGGACTGAATATCCACGGCCTATGCGGTCTCCTTGCTGTAACGTTTGATCAACGGGCGCTCCTGCGCGATTTTCTGTTGCAGCCAGAGCAGCGCGTCAATCAGCGCCTCGGGCCGCGGCGGACACCCCGGCACATACACGTCCACCGGCAGGAACCGGTCTATGCCCTTGACCACATGATAACCGTGCACCGAATAGGGGCCGCCGCCTATCGTGCAGGCGCCCATCGCCATCACATACTTGGGCTCCGGCATCTGATCGAACAGGCGCTTCACGCGCGGGGCCATCTTGTGCGTGACCGTGCCGGCCACGATCATCAGGTCGGCCTGTCGCGGAGTTGGACGAAACGCCCCCGCGCCGAAACGGTCGAGGTCGTATTTTGCTGCGCCGACGGCCATCATCTCGATGGCGCAGCAGGCCAGCCCGAACGTCAGCGGCCACAGCGCATTCGCACGCGACCAGTTGATCGCCGCGTCGAGCGGCGCCACCAGCACCGACATTCCTTCCGATTTCGTTTGTTTCAAATAATGCAGGTAGCGCGTCAGATCGCGCGGATCGCGGACCGCCTCGGCGAACAACTCCTCGGGCGTTTTCTTGCGATCGTCAGCCACGGGCCTGCTCTCCGGATTCCGCCTTCCACGTCTCGCCGATCCAGTCCAAGTTGCCGTTGGCCCATTCGTAGGCCAAGCCAAGTGCGAGCACGCCCAGGAACACGAGCACCCCTATCAACGCGGCAAAGGCCATGCCCGCGCCCGCGAATTCACGCAGAACCAGCGCGGCGGGAACCAGCACAACGACTTCCACATCAAACAGGAGGTAGACGAGCGCCACCGTGTAAAAACGGCTGTTGTAGCGAATCCACGCCGAGCCGATGGTGGGTTCGCCGCACTCGTAGATGCGGCGCTTGTCGGGCGTCGGGCGGCTCAAGCGAACCAGCCATCCAAAGAGGAGACTCCCGACGACAAAGACGAAGCCTAGGGCCAAAAAGACCAACACCGATGCAAATTCAATATACATGAAACACAACGACCCAACCAGAATGTTCACTGCCAACAACGAGACGCTTCCGCGCCATGGGCGGACTTCGGACACACGCCCTGCCGCCCAACCGCCAGACGCAGCGCGAAAGGCCGGGGCGAGTACTTCAGACATCAGGACCTGATAGGGTTTCATGATTATGCCATGCGTTTCTCTGCAAAGTCAAAAGAACGCGGGGCGCACAAGGATCGATGCCGGCCGCGGCGGGAAGAAGCCAAAAACCGCGAATGAACGCAAAGATTTTCCACAAAGTCGGCCGTTGTCATGGTGGGAGAGAAAATAGTATTCACGTTCATTCGTGGATTTTCGCGGATTTCCTGCGTCCGTCAATGAGGTGCATGATGGCGAGATAGGGATGGCGGCGAAGCATGCGCGGACCGGAATACCGCATTACCTCCGTGACGCGATGGCGCATGGATTCGCGGTAACAGTGAACCGGGCATTCCCGGCAGGGCGGCTTGTCGTCGCGGAACATGCACCGGTCGAGGCGTTCGTTCGCGTACGCAATCAACTCGCGGCAGTCGTTGCAAAGGCCGTTCGCCGGCGCATGGCAATCGCGGCAGTACAGCGCAATCATCTCGACGATGGTCCGCCGTTCGCGGCGCAACCGTTTCGAGTCGCCGTTCTTTGGGAGCATCGGGCAGATCCCTAACATTTTCCATGTATGGCGGCTGCCACCAACAACGCATGAGCCGTGAAATACATTCCCCGGCTTTTTCTGCGGCGCGAACAGGCACAAACGCCGAAAACACGTGATCAGCGGATCTGGCGTTTCGGCCGTGGGTTCCCCGTGAAAAGGCGGCGGGAAGCCAGCGCCAGCGCCAGCAGCAGAAGGATCGCGGTATCTGCGGCGCCGCCGCGCATGCCGGATGGCGGAATCGTTGCCATGACGCCGCCGCCGGCGCAGCCGCCTCCCGGACCCGAACCCTTGACAAGCGCCATGGTCATCGTGCCCACGTCACCGCTGGGAACAAGTCCCCTTTGCTTCAAGGTGACATAGCCCGGCGCCTGGGCGGTAAACTCGTGTTCGCCGGGATCCAGCGAGGCGAAAATGTAGACGCCCGCGTTGTTTTGTGTGACCGGAAAAGCGGGGCCGGGCGACGCGAATACCTGCGCGTTGCCGATCGGCGCGGAAGTCGCGCTGTCCACGACCAGTATGGCCATGGATCCATTAACAAGGCCCTTGACCTGAATCGATCCATTGGCGCTAGACGGCGCGTTGGGCGCGTCGTAACGCGGCGTAAAACCGTAGGGATCGGTCAGGGCGGCGTCGCTGGCGCGAAGCGGCACGGACATGCCTTCGCCGCCGGATTTGGGCGTCATGAAGTTGATGTAGGCCGCCGTGACGGGTTCCTTCGAGGCGATCGCCCCGCCGCCCGCGATGGCCACGTGCACGAACCCCTTGTTGCGATCGGAAACCGTTCCGGAACCGGTCCATGCCAGTTTGAATCCGGCTTCCGCAAGTTCTTCGCCCAGCTCTACCGATTGCAGCGACAGTCCGAGGGCGCCGGCGGGAAACGTAACGTCAAACGAGCACCCGGCGGCCTGCGGCGCGTTCTCGATGTACACGGGCACGGCGATTTCCGATCCCGTCTCGGCTTCGACGTTTCCGATGCGGACCAGCGGTTGCTCGCCTTCGCTTTTTTCCGGCGCGGCGAACGAATCCCATGCGGACTCGCTGGTCTTGGATATGGGATCCGGCCATAAATCGCGCACGTGCAATCGCCGCAACAGCAGCACGGCATCCGCCTGATCCACGGAATTATCGAGGTTGATATCGGCGACCTGCCGTGTACACGGGTCCGGCTCCGGCACGCCGCCCGCAGCGATTTGGAGGATATATTCCGCGTCGTCTTCCGTAATCCTGCCGTCCAAATTTGCGTCGCCGTGCGCCGCGCAAAGCCCGTCGCCGCACAGCAGGCCATCGTCCAGATCGAGCGTGATGGGTTTGAGCGCGCCATCATACAATCGCACGCCTTGTAACAAAGGCTGATCCCTAATGAACAACAGCGGGCCGCAGGCGGTTTCTCCCGCAAGGAGCGCTTCGGAAGGGGTAATCACAACGTAAAACAAGGTTCCCGCACCGTACAGCGGCAAACTGGACAATCCGGCGGCAATGATCCGAAGTTCAATAATTTCATTGTCCAAAACAGAAGCATTTCGCGCAAAGAGAAATCCTCCCATAAGGCCGCTTGGATACACGGCAATACTGTCGGCGCTGTCGATCAGATTGCGTGGCAAATGGACGGCCACCTGAATGCCATAGGTTGAAATGTCGTAGGCGCACTGGGTCGCAATGGGAATCGCGATTCGGGGCGATCCGTCGGAGGGCGACTTGAACCGGTAAATGCCCCCCTGATTCGCGTAGATATCGGGGAAATAGACCCGCAGCCGTTGGCCGTGTACGGGCGGCATGCTGGGTTCGGAACGTTCGCTGACGGCGTCGCCCGCGCCGACGGCCTCGATGACATAACAGTAAAGGCGATCCTTTTCGATTCCCGTGTCCACGAACTCGGTCCTGGAAACGGGGCTGTTCCCGTTGACCCGGACCGGATCGCCCACCGGCGTCGCGGTTTCCGCGTCCACGACCTCCTGCCGGTAGACATGGTAGCCCCTGAGATCGTATTCGGGATTGGCCCGCCATTCAATATAAGCGTTGCGCGGACCGCCCCGCGCAAACGGACGGGCCGGACGCGATGGCGGCGATATTCCGGTGGCCAGATCGGACGGTTCGGACAGGGCTGTCGCGGCCCACAACACCGCAACCATGCCTGCCAACGATCCAATCTTCAACATCCCTGCCGCCTCCAATTCAAACACGGCCCCTGCATTGTATTCCTTTATACATAGAATACCACAGACCGGCGGCCGGCGGCTAGTCATTTCTGGAAAACGCGTCGGAAATCGAGCGTAAGCATCCAGTAGGCGTAGTCGGCGTCGCGGCTGTTTCGCCCCGCGTCAAAGGCATTGCCGAACGCGTGCGTGAAATTGCCGTCGCCCAGCGCGGCGCCGGAAAACAGGTGGCCGTAGTAGAGTTGAACGAGGAGATTCGGGTTGAATGAATACCGGACGGTTGTGTCGAGGTGGAATCCGAGGTTGTCCGAGGAGTGCAGCGGCCGCCACGACTGCTCGGCCCATAACTGTTGCCCGCGCACCGTCACTTGCACCTTTTCCAGCGGCGCGAAGTTCATGCCGGCGCGCAGTTGGACGAAATTCGACATGTTGCCGTTGTCCTGCAGCACGGGGCAATAGTTCAGAACGGAAAACAGGCGATTGAAGGAAGGACCCATGACGAATCGCCCGCCGCCGAGGTCTTCGATTTCTCCCCCCTCGAAATACAGGCCGCCCGCGAAAATGCGCGGTTTCCAGGCGGCATCGAAGGAATAGCCGATCTCGCCGTCGAAACCCAGATTGTTCCAGCGTTCGCCTTTGGGCGGCGCGCCGGCAAGACGGTTCGCCGAGGCGAAGGCCAGCGCCTCGCCGTCGGCCGGACCGAACTGAAAGGCCGCCTCGACGTCGTAATCGAAACCTTCCTTCCTGCCCCAGAAACGCGCGCCGGCGGTGTTCAGCACGGTGGGTTCGTACAGGTCCGGCGCGCCGGAAAAAATCGCGTCCGCCCGGCGGGCGTCGCGCAGCAACAAATAGTACAGCGACGCATTGGCGGCGTCGCTTTTGGCATACGTGGCGTACACCCCGTAAAACGCGCTGTCGCCGTCCTTTTCTTCGGGGCTGGACTCCGCCAATTGGGCCATCCATACATCAATCGTCACTTTGTCAACAGGCGTAAAGGTGGCGCGAAGGGCATCGAACGAGAAACGCTGCACCGGCGTCGAATGATCGGAAATCAGGAGTTGCTTGCCGAAGGTCATGCATTGGCGGCCAATGCGCAGACGCAAAGGAAGTCCGAACGTGTCGTTGGTTTCCACGTACCCCTGCAGAAGACTGGCGTTGAGACGGGGATCGCCGCCGGGGCGCGCGTCAATACCGCCCAGGTAATCGCTCCGAAACCCGTCGCCCCAGAAATGATACGCGTAGAACTCGACAAACGCCGAAACGCCACCGGTAAAATCCGCGCGCGCGTGCCACGAGGTGGCCTGTTCAACAGAGGTCCAATCATTCGTTTCGTCCCACGCGTATAGGCTGGGAAAACCGTTGTGCAATACGGCGGCCCTGGATTCGTTGAAGGTGTTGTGGATCCAACGCCCGCGAATTACGATCCGCCCGCCCGTTTGCACGTTTTGCAAATCGGCCCGCGCCATTCCCGTCAAGCCTGCGACCATCGCAAGCAGCACGGCCTTGCGCGCCGTAACCCTCCATGAACCCGAATTCGTCATTGGAACGCCGGGCCTTCGCTCAATCCGTGGACGAAATGGACTTTGTGGACCCGGTGGATTTCTTCCGTATGGCGAAGCGCCTTGCGGGTTTCTATCGTCCACAACGTCCATCTCTTCCATGGGATAGGGTGATTTCCTTTGATTTCCACTGCCGGATTTGGGTTCGTGAAACCGCCGGATT
Proteins encoded in this region:
- a CDS encoding carboxypeptidase regulatory-like domain-containing protein, with the protein product MLKIGSLAGMVAVLWAATALSEPSDLATGISPPSRPARPFARGGPRNAYIEWRANPEYDLRGYHVYRQEVVDAETATPVGDPVRVNGNSPVSRTEFVDTGIEKDRLYCYVIEAVGAGDAVSERSEPSMPPVHGQRLRVYFPDIYANQGGIYRFKSPSDGSPRIAIPIATQCAYDISTYGIQVAVHLPRNLIDSADSIAVYPSGLMGGFLFARNASVLDNEIIELRIIAAGLSSLPLYGAGTLFYVVITPSEALLAGETACGPLLFIRDQPLLQGVRLYDGALKPITLDLDDGLLCGDGLCAAHGDANLDGRITEDDAEYILQIAAGGVPEPDPCTRQVADINLDNSVDQADAVLLLRRLHVRDLWPDPISKTSESAWDSFAAPEKSEGEQPLVRIGNVEAETGSEIAVPVYIENAPQAAGCSFDVTFPAGALGLSLQSVELGEELAEAGFKLAWTGSGTVSDRNKGFVHVAIAGGGAIASKEPVTAAYINFMTPKSGGEGMSVPLRASDAALTDPYGFTPRYDAPNAPSSANGSIQVKGLVNGSMAILVVDSATSAPIGNAQVFASPGPAFPVTQNNAGVYIFASLDPGEHEFTAQAPGYVTLKQRGLVPSGDVGTMTMALVKGSGPGGGCAGGGVMATIPPSGMRGGAADTAILLLLALALASRRLFTGNPRPKRQIR
- a CDS encoding alginate export family protein — its product is MTNSGSWRVTARKAVLLAMVAGLTGMARADLQNVQTGGRIVIRGRWIHNTFNESRAAVLHNGFPSLYAWDETNDWTSVEQATSWHARADFTGGVSAFVEFYAYHFWGDGFRSDYLGGIDARPGGDPRLNASLLQGYVETNDTFGLPLRLRIGRQCMTFGKQLLISDHSTPVQRFSFDALRATFTPVDKVTIDVWMAQLAESSPEEKDGDSAFYGVYATYAKSDAANASLYYLLLRDARRADAIFSGAPDLYEPTVLNTAGARFWGRKEGFDYDVEAAFQFGPADGEALAFASANRLAGAPPKGERWNNLGFDGEIGYSFDAAWKPRIFAGGLYFEGGEIEDLGGGRFVMGPSFNRLFSVLNYCPVLQDNGNMSNFVQLRAGMNFAPLEKVQVTVRGQQLWAEQSWRPLHSSDNLGFHLDTTVRYSFNPNLLVQLYYGHLFSGAALGDGNFTHAFGNAFDAGRNSRDADYAYWMLTLDFRRVFQK